In Zingiber officinale cultivar Zhangliang chromosome 6A, Zo_v1.1, whole genome shotgun sequence, a single genomic region encodes these proteins:
- the LOC121994977 gene encoding auxin-responsive protein SAUR64-like: MLSPKRLVVKAKKGIPLALTRSSGSSSVIADKGHFVVHTVEDVKFVLPLPFLKNSIFQELLRISEEEFGLPGNGPIKLACSAAFMKHVLSPLF; this comes from the coding sequence ATGTTGAGCCCCAAGAGACTTGTTGTGAAGGCAAAGAAAGGGATCCCCTTAGCGTTGACGAGGTCCAGTGGCAGTAGTAGTGTGATTGCCGACAAGGGGCACTTTGTGGTGCACACTGTGGAGGATGTCAAGTTCGTGCTGCCTTTGCCATTTCTCAAGAACTCGATATTCCAGGAGCTGCTGAGAATATCAGAAGAGGAGTTTGGATTGCCTGGGAATGGGCCGATTAAATTGGCATGCAGTGCAGCTTTTATGAAGCACGTGTTGTCGCCGTTGTTCTAG
- the LOC121996720 gene encoding stachyose synthase-like, which yields MASPSEPCELVCNNTFSNGVADLFSLSDGNLTINGVTLLSEVPENVAFTSFGAVNHASSNAPPSLVKEVQSRSHKGGFLGFAHPEASPCPTNSLGKFSDRRFLSIFRFKTWWSTMWVGSRGSDLQAETQWVLFEVPEVGSYVLLLPLIEGKFRSAISHGDSDGDSDHVLLCGESGSSRVLADSFKALAYVHVGDNPFTLMREAYAAARVHLGTFRLREEKPLPPIVDKFGWCTWDAFYLTVEPIGVYRGVKDFADGGIPLRFLVIDDGWQSINLDCENPNEDRKNLVFGGEQMTARLYRFQEGEKFRKYRGGSLLTSETLTYDRYKPKKIFSKAKEAKEARKAGNKAKELELRREIDQMLEQKGEILAEGRGDSGERVGLSGLILDLKSEFKGLDDIYVWQALCGAWGGVRPGSTDLDSKLVPVKLSPGLAGTMNDLAVDKIVEGGIGLVNPAQSGEFYDSMHSYLAGAGITGVKVDVIHTLEYVSEEYGGRVELAKAYYDGLSKSISKNFDGTGIISSMQQCNDFFFLGTWQVNMGRTGDDFWFEDPYGDPMGVYWLQGAHMINNSYNSLWMGQFMQPDWDMFQSDHACGEFHAAAHAICGGPIYVSDAVGFHNFDLLKKLVFNDGSIPICLHYALPTRDCLFANPLFDQTTALKIWNLNKFGGVIGAFNCQGCGWNPEEKRVKGYSHCYKEVTGTVHVSDMEWDQVETCTELGEAGEYAVYQHKAKKLFLMARNSDAIRFTLQPSSFELFSFVPVKNIGTDVKFAAIGLVNMFNCCGTLMDVEVDGVAVRMMVKGGGELLVYSSRKPSGCFLNGAAVGFDYCAEDGKMRVEVPWQEESGGVSQVAFDY from the exons ATGGCGTCACCAAGTGAACCCTGTGAACTCGTCTGTAACAACACTTTCTCTAATGGAGTCGCCGATCTCTTCTCACTCAGCGATGGAAATCTCACCATTAATGGAGTCACATTGCTCTCGGAGGTCCCTGAAAATGTCGCCTTTACGAGCTTTGGTGCAGTAAACCACGCTTCTTCCAATGCGCCACCGTCGCTCGTCAAGGAAGTCCAGTCTCGATCCCACAAGGGCGGCTTCCTCGGCTTCGCCCATCCGGAAGCTTCCCCCTGTCCGACGAATTCTCTCGGAAAATTCTCTGACCGGAGGTTCCTCAGCATCTTCCGGTTCAAGACATGGTGGTCGACCATGTGGGTGGGCAGCCGCGGCTCCGACCTGCAAGCGGAGACCCAATGGGTGCTCTTCGAGGTGCCCGAGGTGGGCTCCTACGTTCTCCTCCTCCCCTTGATCGAGGGTAAATTTCGATCTGCTATCTCCCACGGCGACAGCGACGGCGACAGCGACCACGTACTGCTCTGCGGCGAGAGCGGGTCTTCCCGAGTGCTAGCCGACTCCTTCAAAGCCCTAGCGTACGTTCATGTCGGCGACAACCCCTTCACCCTGATGCGGGAAGCCTACGCCGCCGCTAGGGTTCACCTCGGCACGTTCCGACTGAGGGAGGAGAAGCCGCTCCCGCCCATCGTCGACAAATTCGGGTGGTGCACCTGGGACGCTTTCTACTTGACGGTCGAGCCGATCGGGGTGTACCGCGGCGTCAAGGACTTCGCCGACGGCGGGATTCCGCTGCGGTTCCTCGTGATCGACGATGGGTGGCAAAGCATAAACTTGGATTGCGAAAACCCTAACGAGGACCGCAAAAATCTCGTCTTTGGCGGAGAGCAGATGACCGCCAGGCTTTACAGGTTCCAGGAGGGCGAGAAGTTCCGCAAGTACAGGGGAGGCAGCCTCCTCACCTCCGAAACCTTAACCTACGATAGGTACAAGCCAAAGAAGATCTTTTCCAAGGCGAAGGAGGCCAAAGAAGCGAGAAAGGCCGGAAACAAGGCCAAAGAACTCGAATTGAGAAGAGAAATCGACCAAATGCTCGAGCAAAAAGGTGAAATTTTAGCGGAAGGGAGAGGGGACAGCGGCGAGAGGGTTGGATTGAGCGGTTTGATTTTGGATTTGAAGTCGGAGTTCAAGGGTTTGGACGACATCTACGTGTGGCAAGCGCTCTGCGGAGCGTGGGGCGGAGTGCGACCTGGAAGCACTGACCTGGACTCCAAGCTAGTGCCGGTCAAGCTCTCTCCCGGCTTGGCGGGAACCATGAACGATCTCGCTGTCGACAAGATCGTCGAGGGCGGCATTGGCCTCGTCAATCCGGCGCAGTCAGGCGAGTTTTACGACTCCATGCACTCGTATCTCGCCGGCGCCGGAATCACCGGAGTCAAAGTGGACGTCATCCAT ACACTGGAATACGTGAGCGAAGAATACGGAGGCAGGGTTGAGCTCGCGAAAGCATACTACGACGGTTTGTCGAAGTCAATATCGAAGAACTTTGATGGTACGGGGATCATCTCCAGCATGCAGCAGTGCAAtgacttcttcttccttggaacTTGGCAAGTCAACATGGGAAGAACCG GTGATGATTTCTGGTTCGAGGATCCTTACGGAGATCCCATGGGAGTTTACTGGCTGCAAGGCGCACACATGATCAACAACTCCTACAATAGCCTGTGGATGGGGCAGTTCATGCAGCCGGACTGGGACATGTTCCAGTCCGACCACGCCTGCGGCGAGTTCCACGCGGCGGCGCACGCCATCTGCGGCGGACCCATCTACGTCAGTGACGCCGTCGGCTTCCATAACTTCGATCTACTCAAAAAGCTCGTCTTCAACGACGGAAGCATCCCCATATGCCTGCACTATGCTTTGCCGACGAGGGACTGCTTGTTTGCCAATCCCCTATTCGACCAAACGaccgctctcaagatttggaacCTCAACAAG TTTGGCGGTGTGATCGGAGCTTTCAATTGCCAAGGCTGTGGATGGAACCCCGAGGAGAAGAGAGTGAAAGGCTACTCCCACTGCTACaaggaagtcaccggaacagttCATGTGTCAGACATGGAATGGGATCAAGTGGAGACTTGCACCGAACTGGGTGAGGCAGGCGAGTACGCGGTGTATCAGCACAAGGCCAAGAAACTATTTCTCATGGCTAGAAACTCCGACGCGATCCGCTTCACCCTCCAGCCTTCCTCCTTCGAGCTTTTCAGCTTCGTGCCGGTGAAGAACATCGGGACTGACGTGAAGTTCGCTGCCATTGGGCTGGTGAACATGTTCAATTGCTGCGGGACTTTGATGGATGTGGAAGTCGATGGGGTTGCTGTTAGGATGATGGTGAAAGGGGGAGGTGAGCTCTTGGTGTACTCCAGCAGGAAGCCAAGTGGGTGCTTCTTGAATGGAGCTGCGGTTGGGTTCGATTACTGCGCGGAGGATGGGAAGATGAGGGTGGAGGTTCCATGGCAGGAGGAGAGTGGTGGTGTCTCTCAAGTCGCATTTGATTACTGA